The window CCTGTGCGACGCCTCTACCCGCTTCGTACAGAACACCCAGTTGCGCTTGACCCGCGGGCAACCCCGCTTTCGCCGCCTTGATGTACCACTCGACGGCTTTCGCCAGGTCTCTGTCAACTCCATCTCCGACATCATAGAGTTGGCCAAGTTTGAGCTGTGCGTCGGGATGTCCTGCAGTCGCCGCACGGTGTAACAATTCGCTTGCAGCTCCCGGATCGCGCTCGCCGTCGAGCTTTCCGGAAAGCATCAGGACTGCGGGATAGTAATCGCAACGCTCGTCGCCTTTGCTTGCGCCTTCCTTCAGGAACTCTACGGCGTTCTGGTACTGCTTCTCCTCGACACTCTTCGAGGCAAGAAACAGATAGTCCGTTGCGCAAGCAGACCCGAGAACCAGCAGGAACCCGACTACGATCAGGGAGACAGGGCGGAACACCATCGGCGTACCCTCCTCTAGCAGCAGCGCTTCGAAAATAGATATTACAGGCTGGGAATTCCACTTGAATGTCGGGGATGAAGTCCAGCATGCTTCTGAACGCAGCTGGGCAGAACCTCAGATCTGAATCTGCTGCCAGCCTACTCCTGAAGATGGTGTTGTCAGTCTTTCGCGAAACTACCGGGTTCTGGTTTTTCGAAAGCACGGCCACGGCAAATATCGAGGGCAGGATGACGGCAGAACTCGCTCAATGTAGAGAAATGGAGCACGACGCCGGCGATCACAGGCGGGAAGAGGTGTTTGCCGGCTCTTGATCAACAGCGAATTACGGAGACGCATGTTTTTCGCATCAACAAGGAGGCCATCATGTACGATCGGATTCCCCAAGCTTTCGGGGTGCTGTTGCTCGGGCTCTGCCTTGGCTGCGCGACTGACAATGTCGCTGGCTCAGCGGCCGTCTCGGCTGAGGCTTCCCACGGTCACGATCA of the Myxococcales bacterium genome contains:
- a CDS encoding sel1 repeat family protein, with the translated sequence MVFRPVSLIVVGFLLVLGSACATDYLFLASKSVEEKQYQNAVEFLKEGASKGDERCDYYPAVLMLSGKLDGERDPGAASELLHRAATAGHPDAQLKLGQLYDVGDGVDRDLAKAVEWYIKAAKAGLPAGQAQLGVLYEAGRGVAQ